ACAGAGAAAACGGCCGCTTCATGTTTGACTTTCATTGACGTTTCGATTGTTTTGGCTAACGTGCTAAGTAGCAACTCGTTTAAGCCCGGGAGGACAGACACTGTGTCCCGCTGACAGACTCTCTGACCCCGCGAGACAGAGCCGAGGCTCCGGCAGCTGCAGCCGCACCTGTCCCTCACTGTCCCGAGGCCGGGGACAGAGGACGCTCGTTGTCTCCACCAGCGTGGATTTGAAGCTGCTGCTCATTAGAGACAAAATAATCCACGACTTTATTACATATCGCGGTAAAAACACTAGATAATAGGGAATCGGTCATAATTAATGTTTCACTGAGTGATTTAGTAATCCCAATAAAGTCACCAACACACAGTCCCAGTCATTTATTGTGaggtgccacaagggggagctgcatcACCCcaggatcatttttattttttaaatacatttgtatcttcatgtttttaaaacatgtcatttcCTTTGAAACATTATTACGTCATGTTATgttacattttcagttttctttaatCTGTGAAGTATAATCTATAATCTCTGTGAAGTGTAATCTATAATCTCTGTGAAGTGTAATCTATAATATCTGTGAAGTATAATCTATAGTCTCTGTGAAGTATAATCTATAATCTTTGAAGTATAATCAATCTCTGAAGTATATTCTATAATCTCTGTGAAGTATAATCTCTGTTAAATATAATCTATAATATATTATCTCTGTGaaatataatctataatctattaGCTCTGTGAAATATAAGATCACAGATTCATGTTGAATGATAAGAGCGCCCCCTGTGTTACACTcagtaaatttaatttataaagcacatttacacacagcataaactgaccaaagtgctgtacagtgaaagaaaacaaagtaatacaaaaaacatttgaccaATAGTCAtcattaaataagataaaacatgaatagtgaaataagtaacattcaaGACAgggcacacaacacagaaaatatagAGAAAAAGCAATACAGGATTAGGGAACAAGAAAGAAACTCTGGGAATCACAACTCCTCCCCTCTCGTCCTGCAGGTGCTGGGCGGATGTTCGGCTCTGCTGGGAGGCCACGCCTCCTCgccgctgcagcagcagcagcacaggaacCTGTCTCTCCACGAGTACCTGAGCATCGGCCTCCTGAAGGAGGCGGGGATTTCTGTTCCTGAAGGGAAAGTGGCCACGTCTGCAGAGGAGGCGTACACTGTGGCCAAGGAGATCGGTGAGTCACACAGCGTCCGATCACAGCGTCCGATCAAAGCGTCCGATCACAGCGTCCGATCACAGCGTCCGATCACAGTGTCCGATCAAAGCGTCCGATCACAGCGTCCGATCACAGCGTCCAATCACACAGTGTCCGATCACAGCGTCCAATCACACAGCGTCCGATCACAGTGTCCGATCAAAGCGTCCGATCACAGCGTCCGATCACAGCGTCCGATCACAGCGTCCAATCACACAGAGTCCGATCACAGCGTCCAATCACACAGCGTCCGATCACAGTGTCCGATCAAAGCGTCCGATCACAGCGTCCGATCACAGCGTCCGATCAAAGCGTCCGATCACAGCGTCCGATCACAGCGTCCGATCACAGCGTCCAATCACAGTGTCGTATCTCAGactgaacctgtgtgtgtatgtgtgtgtgtgtgtgagagtgactgactgtgcatgtgcatgtgtgtgtccgaTCACAGCGTCCGATCACAGCGTCCGATCACAGCGTCCGATCACAGCGTCCAATCACAGTGTCGTATCTCAGactgaacctgtgtgtgtgtgtgtgtgtgtgtgtgtgtgtgtgtgtgtgtgtgagagtgactgactgtgcatgtgcatgtgtgtgtcctatCACAGTGTCCAATCAcagcgatcatgtgacgtagacaaagacgtgatcatATGACGacatagataaagacgcgatcttGTGACGttgataaagacgagatcatgtgacgtagataaagacgtgatcatgtgacgcagataaagacgcgatcatgttaCTAAGATAAAAACGCGATCATGTTACtaagataaagacgagatcatgtgacgtagataaagacgagatcatgtgactaagataaagacgagatcatgtgacgtagataaagacgagatcatgttaCTAAGATAAAAACGCGATCATGTTACtaagataaagacgagatcatgtgacgtagataaagacgagatcatgtgactaagataaagacgagatcatgtgacgtagataaagacgagatcatgtgacgcagataaagacgagatcatgttactaagataaagacgagatcatgtgacgtagataaagacgagatcatgtgacgtagataaagacgagatcatgtgacgtagataaagacgggatcatgtgacgtagataaagacgagatcatgtgacgtagacaaagacgtgatcatgtgacgtagataaagacgtgatcatgtgacgtagataaagacgagatcatgttactaagataaagacgagatcatgtgacgtagataaagacgagatcatgtgacgcagataaagacgagatcatgttactaagataaagacgagatcatgtgacgtagataaagacgagatcatgtgacgtagacaaagacgtgatcatgtgacgtagataaagacgtgatcatgtgacgtagataaagacgagatcatgtgacgtggataaagacgagatcatgtgactaagataaagacgagatcatgtgacgtagataaagacgagatcatgttactaagataaagacgagatcatgtgacgtagataaagacgagatcatgtgacgcagataaagacgagatcatgttactaagataaagacgagatcatgtgacgtagacaaagacgtgatcatgtgacgtagataaagacgtgatcatgtgacgtagataaagacgagatcatgtgacgtggataaagacgagatcatgtgactaagataaagacgagatcatgtgacgtagataaagacgagatcatgttactaagataaagacgagatcatgtgacgtagataaagacgagatcatgtgacgcagataaagacgagatcatgttactaagataaagacgagatcatgtgacgtagataaagacgagatcatgtgacgtagacaaagacgtgatcatgtgacgtagataaagacgagatcatgtgacgtagacaaagacgtgatcatgtgacgtagataaagacgtgatcatgtgacgtagataaagacgagatcatgtgacgtggataaagacgagatcatgtgacgtggataaagacgagatcatgtgacgtagataaagacgagatcatgtgacgtggataaagacgagatcatgtgactaagataaagacgagatcatgtgacgtagataaagacgagatcatgtgacatagacaaagacgtgatcatgtgacgtagataaagacgtgatcatgtgacgcagataaagacgagatcatgtgactaagataaagacgagatcatgtgacgtagataaagacgagatcatgtgacatagacaaagacgtgatcatgtgacgtagataaagacgtgatcatgtgacgtagataaagacgagatcatgtgacctagataaagacgtgatcatgtgacgtagataaagacgagatcatgtgacgtagataaatacgagatcatgtgacgtagataaagacgtgatcatgtgacgtagataaagacgagatcatgtgacgtagataaagacgtgatcatgtgacgtagataaagacgagatcatgtgacgtagataaagacgtgatcatgtgacgtagataaagacgagatcatgtgacgtagataaagacgagatcatgtgacgtagataaagacgtgatcatgtgacgtagataaagacgagatcatgtgacgtagataaagacgtgatcatgtgacgtagataaagacgtgatcatgtgacgtagataaagacgtgatcatgtgacgtagataaagacgagatcatgtgacgtagataaagacgtgatcatgtgacgtagataaagacgagatcatgtgacgtagataaagacgtgatcatgtgacgtagataaagacgtgatcatgtgacgtagagatcAGAAATGTTCCTTTAACAGTTGTGCTGGTTTTGGACTGAAGGtcatagttgtgtgtgtgtgtgtgtagtttataAATAGCTGAAGGTTGTTCAGTGTGTAGAAGTGGGCGTGTCTTCAGTGGTGTCAGCTGACAGTCAGTCCAGCCTGAACCTTCTCTTCTTCATGATGTCACATGATGAAGTCagttgtcttgtttttaaacgtgtttgttgttgttgttgttgttgttgttgtgtctcaggttcgaaggatctggtggttaaagCTCAGGTTCTGGCGGGCGGCAGGGGGAAGGGGACGTTTGAGGGCGGGCTGAAGGGCGGAGTCAGGATTGTCTACTCGTAAGTAAATTCAGGAGATAAGGCGACACTGTTAGCTCTGCTCCGTCTTTACTCCGTCACTCAAGTGTGAAGtaaactcctcctcttcctgtccaGTCCTGAAGAGGCGAGAGAGATTTCCTCTCAGATGATTGGCAGGAAGCTCTACACCAAACAGACGGGGGAGGCGGGGCGTATCTGCAACCAGGTGTTTATCTGTGAGCGCAGGTATCCACGCAGAGAGTATTACTTTGCTATTACTATGGAGAGATCGTtccaggtgagacacacacgcacacacacagacacacacacacacacacacacacacacacacacacacacacagacacacacgcacacacacagacacacacacagacacacacacacacacagacagacacacacacaataattgacggtgtcatgtgaccacaccCTCCTGCAGGGCCCTGTTTTGATTGGCAGCTCTCAGGGGGGCGTGAACATTGAAGACGTGGCGGCAGAAAATCCCGACGCCATCGTGAAGGAGCCCATCGACATCGTGACTGGAATAAAGCTGGAGCAGGCGGTGAAGGTAAGCCCCGCCTCCTCTTTGTCAGTTCTGCCCCCTGCTGCAGACGTGTGTGAtaaaccactcgctctcccacaccaaagtccacagaggaaATCAGCACAGGTTAGACTACACCCCCAAAACTGACgtgtgatgtcatttcctgtaGATGGCTCAGAAGATGGGCTTCCCGCCAGCACTGGTGAACGAGGCGGCAGAAAACATGGTGAAGATTTACAACCTCTTCATCAAGTATGACGCCGCCATGGTGGAGATTAACCCTATGGTGGAGGACTCGTCTGGCatcggtacacacacacacacacacacacagagagagacacacagagagacacacagacacggagagacacacacagagagatacagagagacacacagacacggagagacacacacacacacaaacacacacagagagacacacagacacggagagacacacacacacaaacacacacagagagacacacagacacggagagacacacacacacacacacacacacacagagagacacacagacacggagagacacacacacacacacaaacacacacagagagacacacagacacggagagacacacacacacacacacacacacacacacagagagacacacagacacggagagacacacacacacacacacacacagagagagacacacagacacggagagacacacacacacacacagagagacacacagacacggagagacacacacacacacacacacacacagagagacacacagacacggagagacacacacacacacacacacacacacacacacacagagagacacacagacacggagagacacacacacacacacacacacacacacagagagacacacagacacggagagacacacacacacacagagacacacagacacggagagacacacacacacacacacacacagagagacacacagacacggagagacacacacacacacagagacacacagacacggagagacacacacacacacacaca
This genomic interval from Solea solea chromosome 2, fSolSol10.1, whole genome shotgun sequence contains the following:
- the sucla2 gene encoding succinate--CoA ligase [ADP-forming] subunit beta, mitochondrial, translated to MRTHHSSEEEDMAASLICGRLTATLRNSSGRSSLSSAARVLGGCSALLGGHASSPLQQQQHRNLSLHEYLSIGLLKEAGISVPEGKVATSAEEAYTVAKEIGSKDLVVKAQVLAGGRGKGTFEGGLKGGVRIVYSPEEAREISSQMIGRKLYTKQTGEAGRICNQVFICERRYPRREYYFAITMERSFQGPVLIGSSQGGVNIEDVAAENPDAIVKEPIDIVTGIKLEQAVKMAQKMGFPPALVNEAAENMVKIYNLFIKYDAAMVEINPMVEDSSGIVMCMDAKINFDSNAEYRQHRVFEMQDWTQEDPRDQQAAKADLNYIGLDGTIGCLVNGAGLAMATMDIIKLHGGTPANFLDVGGGATAHQVTEAFKLITSDKKVQAILVNIFGGIMRCDVIAQGIIMAVTDLDLKIPIVVRLQGTRVDDAKALIAASPLKILACDDLDEAAKMVVKLSEIVSLAKEAQVDITFQLPI